One Phoenix dactylifera cultivar Barhee BC4 chromosome 14, palm_55x_up_171113_PBpolish2nd_filt_p, whole genome shotgun sequence DNA window includes the following coding sequences:
- the LOC103720835 gene encoding B-box zinc finger protein 23-like — MKIQCDVCERAEAAVLCCADEAALCWGCDEKVHAANKLAGKHQRVPLLPRAGSASSPLPTCDICQEKAGYFFCLEDRALLCRQCDVAIHTVSPYVSSHQRFLITGVRVALQHHLTNSSANSSSSSTNGNSTSSNTNSNNPTLSSLASNTSLSSKKLQMAPTGLAMEEVEDLRPPWSWNEMLDGVELDQYYGFSEPCGESLHPIFLHTGTKK, encoded by the exons ATGAAGATACAGTGCGACGTGTGCGAGAGGGCGGAGGCGGCGGTGCTGTGCTGCGCCGACGAGGCGGCGCTCTGCTGGGGCTGCGACGAGAAGGTCCACGCCGCCAACAAGCTCGCCggaaagcaccagcgggtcccGCTCCTCCCCCGGGCCGGCTCCGCTTCATCTCCACTCCCCACCTGTGATATTTgccag GAGAAAGCTGGTTATTTCTTCTGCTTGGAGGACCGTGCTCTGCTCTGTAGGCAGTGTGATGTGGCTATCCACACAGTAAGCCCTTATGTATCATCGCATCAGCGGTTCCTCAtcactggtgtgagagttgctCTTCAACACCATCTCACCAATAGCAGTgccaacagcagcagcagcagcaccaATGGCAACAGCACTAGCAGCAATACCAACAGCAACAACCCCACTTTAAGCTCTCTGGCATCAAATACTTCACTTTCAAGTAAGAAGCTGCAGATGGCACCGACAGGCCTTGCtatggaggaggtggaggattTAAGGCCACCATGGTCATGGAATGAAATGCTTGATGGTGTCGAATTGGATCAGTATTATGGATTCTCAGAGCCGTGCGGTGAGAGTTTGCATCCTATTTTTCTTCATACAGGCACAAAGAAGTAA